The genomic segment CTCCGCCGAGAACTATGCCCCGCTCATTAAATATCTTGATAATATCGCCGTTTCTAATGCCCCTTTTTTCAGCCTCGGATGTATGAAGCCATATAGGCTCATATTTATATCCGTCAGGCCCTAAAATCTTGCATGTTGGAGCTTCACGGGTCCAGGTAATATCATCGCACTGGGCATGTACTCTCCATCTTCCGTGGTTTGACATCATCAAAAGAGGATACAGCCTTGCCCTTGGGCTGGTAAGTCTTTCATCATGATTATGGCTTTTTTCAATCCATTTGGGAATTGGAGGCCTTTCCTTGTCGTCAGGAAATGCTTTTGCAAGAGATTCTGAATAAAATTCAAGTTTGCCGGTAGGGGTTCCCAGGGGATTTTTTTCAGGATCAAGATAAAAATTTCTAAAACCAGGGGTATCGTCTTCCCAGTCTTTGGCAGTATTATAAACCCAGTATTGTTTTTCCTTGAGCTGTTCCCAGGATACAAGTTTTTCACCGCCCATGTATTCCCATATCTTTTTCTGTAACTGGGCTATGGTCATGTTGTCTGTGAGCTGCTTTTCATATCCCAGTTTTTTGCCGATTTCCAAAACAACCTCGGCATCGCTTTTGGATTCGCCGATAGGTTCAATAGCTTTCTCAGCAATCATGATATTGGGCTGCATGGTTCCCTGGCGGATATTGGTGATAATATCGTCAACCTCCATAAAGGTGTTTGCAGGCAGGATAATATCTGCATAAATGCAGTCATTTTCAAGCCAGGGATGCTGGGCAACAATGGTTTCAATCTTGGGGTTGCGCATGGCAAGCTCGGTTTCATGCCCAAAGTTCCAGCAGGTGATCCTGCAAGGGGTGTCTGTCCATATCATATGGATTTCGCTTCCGCCTTTTTCCTGCTCAATAGGGAAGTCATATCTGTTGAACTGGTCTTTAACCAGGGCATTTTGGGCACCTGTTCCGTGAAATACAATGGGTTCTCTTAGTTCAATGGCTTTTTGAATCAATGTTTTTGGAATAACCTGCTGCTGCCAGGCTGTTACAGAAGACATAACAGGAAGGGAAAGACGTTCTTCAATCTCAGGATTCCAGAAAAATGTTCCTCCAAGACCTTCTGCACGGGGCATTCCAAAATAGGTTAGCTGATGCTGGTGAACCCCGGGTCCTCCAAGTCCCTGCATTCCAAGAAGAATACATTCAAGCCTTGCGGGTTCATGGGAAAAAGGCCCCCTGATAAAACCGCCGCCAAAATAATGGGCAATTGAAGTAGTTTTCTCGGCAAATTCTCTTGCCAGGGCTTTGATTGTCCATTCAGGAACACCGCATTTTTCAGATGCCCAGGCAGGTGTTTTGGGAACTCCATCCTCTCTGCCCATTACATAATCTTCAACCTTGTCCATTCCTACTGCATGGGTTGCAACATATTCCTTGTTATACAAATCCTCGGTAATCCAGACGTAAATAATTGCAAGCTGCAGTGCTGCATCAGTATTGGGTAAAACAGGTATCCATTTATCTGCATGAACAGCAGCGCCGTAATTAAGATCAGGGCAGATATAAACCTGTTTTATCCCGCATTCTGCCCAGAAATAGCAGAGTCTGCTGGCAAACTGGCCTGTAAAACCCCAGGGAGTGGTTTCAGGATCACATCCCCAGAAAAGCACCATGTCAGCATGTTCTGTTGTATCTTTTACAATATTGGCTGCCGGATACATGATACCCTGTGCGCCCTGGCCCCATACATGCTTTGCACCCCAGTACCAGCCTTCCCAGCTGTCTGGATTTCTTACCTGGAGGGTAAATCCTCCCATATGATCAAGAAGAACTCCAGGATGACCGTGGGGTGTGTTAATGGTTTTGCATTCACCATGACCGTCACCCTGCATCAGGATCGCATAAACACCGTACTGCTTGTGAATTCGTTTAATTTCTTTTGCAATAATATCGGAAGCTTCATCCCATGAAATGCGGACATATTTGCTTTTACCTCGGTTTTGGGGATTGCGCTCTCCATTGGGATCCCAGTCAACCCTTTTTAAGGGATATTTAATGCGGTTGGGAGAATAGACCCTTTTTTTATAAGCAAGAGAGAAAGGGCCGGGAA from the Desulfonema limicola genome contains:
- a CDS encoding molybdopterin-dependent oxidoreductase, coding for MAKIKTKDKTVLRSLGLGGYFGGGAEGMVDVKDGRIVRIRPMQYGWKYDKKEVRQWKMERNGKTIEPSWKSLPGPFSLAYKKRVYSPNRIKYPLKRVDWDPNGERNPQNRGKSKYVRISWDEASDIIAKEIKRIHKQYGVYAILMQGDGHGECKTINTPHGHPGVLLDHMGGFTLQVRNPDSWEGWYWGAKHVWGQGAQGIMYPAANIVKDTTEHADMVLFWGCDPETTPWGFTGQFASRLCYFWAECGIKQVYICPDLNYGAAVHADKWIPVLPNTDAALQLAIIYVWITEDLYNKEYVATHAVGMDKVEDYVMGREDGVPKTPAWASEKCGVPEWTIKALAREFAEKTTSIAHYFGGGFIRGPFSHEPARLECILLGMQGLGGPGVHQHQLTYFGMPRAEGLGGTFFWNPEIEERLSLPVMSSVTAWQQQVIPKTLIQKAIELREPIVFHGTGAQNALVKDQFNRYDFPIEQEKGGSEIHMIWTDTPCRITCWNFGHETELAMRNPKIETIVAQHPWLENDCIYADIILPANTFMEVDDIITNIRQGTMQPNIMIAEKAIEPIGESKSDAEVVLEIGKKLGYEKQLTDNMTIAQLQKKIWEYMGGEKLVSWEQLKEKQYWVYNTAKDWEDDTPGFRNFYLDPEKNPLGTPTGKLEFYSESLAKAFPDDKERPPIPKWIEKSHNHDERLTSPRARLYPLLMMSNHGRWRVHAQCDDITWTREAPTCKILGPDGYKYEPIWLHTSEAEKRGIRNGDIIKIFNERGIVLGGAYITERVRPGVCYMDHGARHDPIKTGEIERGGAINTITPGAITSENCVGQIGGGYLVQVERVSGQEMDKWRKDYPEAFERKYDPAAGLCMDAWIAGGDK